One genomic region from bacterium encodes:
- a CDS encoding alpha/beta hydrolase produces MSNDSSSLADTEVHYLASEAVGDEFKLFVGHCPGEAAAKEPPVVLFLTDANGTFGSAIDIIRSMQLAQHLPSMVVVGIGYRRGGLADTLDLRTRDLTPTVDPAFVEFFPQQRETGGATNFLAFITEELKPWVRERLAVDPDRSVYFGHSFGGLFGVFTLLTKPETFERYAIGSPSLWWNAGTSFDLEAAYAEAHADLDAKAYFGIGALETQKGRHRESRNLPEEARARSNAIYIDMVDDMKRFVETLEARRYPSLRIEAEVFPDEFHVTVPTLNLSRGLRQLFDAPG; encoded by the coding sequence ATGTCCAACGATTCGAGTTCCCTCGCCGACACCGAAGTGCACTACCTGGCTTCGGAAGCCGTCGGCGACGAATTCAAGCTCTTCGTGGGGCACTGTCCGGGCGAGGCCGCGGCGAAAGAGCCGCCGGTGGTTCTCTTTCTCACCGACGCCAACGGAACCTTCGGAAGCGCGATCGACATCATTCGCAGCATGCAGCTCGCCCAGCACCTGCCTTCGATGGTCGTCGTCGGGATCGGCTACCGACGCGGCGGGCTCGCGGACACCCTCGATCTGCGCACCCGCGACCTGACGCCGACCGTCGATCCGGCGTTCGTGGAGTTCTTTCCGCAACAACGAGAGACCGGCGGAGCCACGAACTTCCTGGCCTTCATCACCGAAGAGCTGAAACCGTGGGTGAGGGAGCGACTCGCCGTGGATCCGGATCGCTCCGTGTACTTCGGCCACTCCTTCGGCGGCCTGTTCGGCGTGTTCACCTTGCTGACGAAACCGGAGACCTTCGAGCGATACGCCATCGGCAGCCCTTCGCTCTGGTGGAACGCTGGCACATCGTTCGATCTGGAGGCGGCCTATGCCGAGGCCCATGCGGATCTCGACGCGAAGGCCTACTTCGGCATCGGCGCCCTCGAGACCCAGAAGGGGCGTCATCGGGAATCCCGGAATCTCCCGGAGGAAGCGAGAGCCCGCTCGAACGCCATCTATATCGACATGGTCGACGACATGAAGCGCTTCGTCGAAACCCTGGAAGCGCGCCGATACCCGAGCCTGCGAATCGAAGCCGAGGTCTTCCCCGACGAGTTCCACGTGACCGTACCCACACTGAACCTCTCGCGAGGCCTGCGCCAGCTATTCGACGCGCCGGGGTGA